The segment TTGCAGGCCATGACGCAACAACCTCATCGTTTCCATCTCAAACAACAAACGCTCTGGCTCTCGCCGGAACGCTGTATGTTTTGGGAAGAGGATAAGTCGCTGATCGTGTCTGATATTCATTTAGGCAAGAGCGGTCATTTCCGCAAAGCCGGCATTGGCATTCCCCAAACTGTATTTAAAGAAGATCTGCAACGATTAATAGCACAGGTGCAATTCTTTAAACCGGAAAGGTTAATTGTAGTGGGTGATTTTTCGCATAGTAATATGAACAACGAACTAAAGTTATTTGAGAAGTGGCGAAAGGATCTGTCGCAATTGCCTATTCATTTGGTAAAGGGCAATCATGATATTCTTGGTAATGATTGGTACACTTCACATGATATTACCATTCATCATGAGCAACTTCATACTGCTCCTTTTACATTCATGCATGAGTTGCCTGCTGATGCTGCTAATTTCCCGGATGATGATTATGTATTCACAGGACATGTTCACCCTGGTATACGTATCGGCGGATTAGGCAGACAGTCATTACATTTTCCCTGTTTTTATTTTGCCAGGAAACATGCTGTGCTGCCCGCCTTTGGACGTTTCACCGGTTTATATCCTGTTCGTCCAAAGAAAAAAGATAAAGTATTTGCCATTGCCGATAAAAAGGTTCTGGAACTGCAATAAAACTAAACAGTATCACAAATAAATTATTACATATTGCCCATGCCCCTATCTATGCACATCCGTTACCGGAAGGGCATCGCTTCCCGATGTTAAAATATGAATTGATACCTGAGCAATTGCTGCATGAAGGAAGTATTGCACAACATAATTTATTTACACCTGAATTATGTACGGATGAAATTGTTTTGCTGACGCATACGGAAGAATATCTTACCAAACTGAAAGAACAAACGCTTTCAGCAAAAGAGCAGCGACATATCGGCTTTCCTCAATCACTTGCATTAACCGAACGTGAATTGATCATCACTCAAGGAACAATTGATTGCTGCACCTATGCAATCGAGAACGGAGTTGCAATGAATGTTGCGGGTGGAACTCATCATGCGTTCGCTGACCGTGGTGAAGGATTTTGTTTGCTGAATGATTTTGCAACAGCAGCCAATTATTTACTCCATCAGCAAAAAACAAAACAAATTCTGATTGTTGATCTTGATGTACACCAGGGAAATGGTACAGCGAAATTGTTTGAACAGAATGAAAAGGTATTTACGTTCAGTATGCATGGCGCACACAATTATCCTTTTCACAAAGAAACGAGTGATCTTGACATTGGGTTGAAAGATGGAACGGATGACAGCATTTATCTTCCATTGCTGAAGAACACACTCGATATGCTCATCAACAAAGTGAAACCTGAGTTTGTGTTTTACTTATCCGGTGTTGATATTCTTGAGACCGATAAATTCGGCAAACTGAAAGTGAGCATGCAAGGTTGTAAACAACGGGATGAAATAGTATTCAGTAAACTGCAAAAGCACAACATCCCCTGCACAGTTGCAATGGGCGGCGGTTATTCAGCCGATGTAAAAATTATTGTGGAAGCACATTGTAACACGTTTCGTGTGGCGAAAGATGTGTTTGGATTGAATTAATTAAAGGCACAAGGTTCAAGGTTCAAGGAACAAGAATAAAAGCCAAAATACAAAATCCAAATTCCACCAGGTACAATCATTCTGCGCTAACCACGAATTACCAACTTAAAACTTAGAACTAAGAACTTACGACTGATTTCTTTTTCTCCTCAACTTTTGCGAATCAATAAAGAAGATCATACGTGCAGTAAATTCATTGCCTTGCGGAGACATTAATATACGTCCTGCGTTACCCCAGTAATTTTTATAACGGTTACCATCAACAGGAAAATCATTTGCAAGCCAGTTCTTCCAGCCAACAATAAAACGACTGCCATAATTGAAATCCCAGGTATAGAACACATCCATGTTCCATACGTTGAAGTTTTGATTCTGTCCGGGAATAAATGCACGATCAATATACCAGCCATCTTCGCTTACATTGTAAAAGCTTGCATACTTCACACGGCTCCAGTAATGCCGTGCACGCAACGTAACATTCATACGGCTGGTGAAATTATAAATACCACTCACAAGTGTGGTTACATCTGTTTTTCTTCTTCTTCCAATAATGGGTTCGCCATTTGTTTCACGTTGAAATGCATAACCAAATTGTCCACGATCATCCGTATAACTCCAATCAATATCTAAACTTAATCGATCGCTGAAACGGTAACGCATACCCGGATGAATAACAATGTAAGGATCGTTCTTAATATCAACCGATTCTGCCATACCAAGCGTTAACCTTGCAAACAAACGCTTACGGCTATCTGTACTTCCATTTAAACGAAGGAATCCCCAAGGCGTTTGTCTCATATAACGACCGGGTGTACGTAATTCAAAATAACTTTTTTGCCAGAGCGGTTGATACGTTGCACCAAGACTTACATCCCAGAAATTTTTAAAGAACCAAAAGGCATTTGCGTTATACTGAATATTGGTAAACACAAATGGTTTATACAACATTTCATGACGTACGGTTAACCTGAAGTTGTAAGAGTTGAATTTGTCAGTTGGCGTTAACTGGTTATAACTGATGTTTACTGTTGTATGTACTTTATTTGCAACACCAAGAAATCCCAGATCGTTTGGATCATACCTGTCGCTTTCTACATTGCTCAATAAGTTGAATTGAATTTTACCACTTACTTTTCCAAGACTTGCTACACTTTTAAATCCACTGTATGGATTCGGCCCCATGATCTTGCTGTAATCAAATTTTCCCTGGAAACCATATTGATTTGTTTTATCAAACAAGTACAGATCGATGCCTGTTACGTTTGCATCTCTTCCAGCACCGTTACGTGTTACGTTTGCATTGGTAAGTGTAATAGAAGAACGACCTTTCAATGCCTGATCAAGCACAATTAAATTGTAATTCGTGAAGGGCTCTGTTTGTATCCGTTCGGTCTGTTTGGTATTGGTATTTTCAATTTCAGCGAACATAGCTGCACCAATGGCATTGAACACACCAATACCTAATTTCTGCTTTGTTCTGCCGGAGAATTTTGTTGCATTGAGCAATTGTACAACTCCGGGATTTGATACCACTCTTGTACTGTCAGTTGAACCCAAGCTTCTTGCATTGTAATAACCTGAGGGTGTTGCTCCTACTCTTCGTGAATAAAATAATCCTGCTTTGTTGAATATCTCTGTCCCTTCTGTAAAGAATGGACGGTTTTCCTGGAACTGTACTTCAAAAGGTGAAAGATTGTTGATGACGTTATCACTGATCACTTGTCCGAAGTCGGGAATCAATGTCATATCTAAGGTGAAGCTTTCGTTCACACCATATTTCACATCCATACCACCATTGCGGAGAAATTCATTTACTCTTCCTTTGGAAGTGGGTGTGGTTCGAAAGCCAGCTGTAACATACGGAAGAAACGATAAGCGAAGTGGTGGTTCAAGATTTTCCAATCCGCTTAGTTTGCCGAACTGGTTCACAAATCCATTTTGATTGGGGTTGATATTATTCCAATAAGAACTTTCATTACTGCGACGAACATAGCGTTGAAAATTCAAACCCCAATCCTGTTTTTCTTTTTTGGCAAAACGAAGTGAGAAATAAGGGATCTTCATTTCAACAACCCAGCCATCTTCATGCATGGTTACTTTACTTTCCCAAACTGCATCCCAACTGTAATCACTGGGTGGACCAAACTGCGAAGAACGATTCGGACTCAAACGTCCATCACTTTGCACATTGCGACTGGTCACTAAAAACTGGAAACCATTCTGATCATCATTGTATGTGTCAAAGAAAACAGAAAAATAATCGACGTCCTGCTGGCTTTCTTTATCACGTGCCGTTAACTGTGTTCGCACTTTTGAAGGATCATCATATAAATATGCACCGATATAAATAGAATTGTTATCGTAAACAACATACACTTTGGTTCTATATGCAGACGCTTCACCATAGTTAGGACTGTTCACGACGAAGTTTTCGGCAACAGGAGCTGTTTGCCAAATGGCTTCATCCAGCACCCCATCTAACTTGGGTGCCTGCACAACTTTACTGGCCTGGAGGGAACGTTCCGGTTCGTTATTGGCAAGCGATGATAAAGCGGCAATCGTTAATACAAAGGACAGGATCGATTTTCTCATTACGGCCGCAAACTATTATAAAAAAACCGCTCAAATATTTGAATTTGTATGAGCGGTTTAATGACTGACCCCGGCCTTAAAGCCGGGGCCAGTCATTAATTCATTTTCTTTTTAAGGTTATTCACCTGATCCTGAAGGTTACTCACCAGTGATGCAAGATTTGTTACATCCCAACGCTGTCCCTGGTTTACACGGCTCAATACCATTTGAGCACTCCAGAATTCGAGTACATCTTCGGCATTTACTTGGTAGGGCTGGTAAACAGGATTATCACTCACCAACGTGAGCTTATTCTTAGTGCGGTTACTCTTCAGCACACGCTTATAAACAACCCCTTCTGATTTACTAAGGATGATGTACGCATTGTTATTTTTTACATCGTCGAGATTATGCACTTTCTCTCCCACGATCACACTGCCGCTTGGTGTCGGCAACATACTATCACCCACAATTTCAAAGGCACGATAGGTTCCGCCTGCCAGCATAGGTAAAGTGAAGGTGTTCAGTTCATCCAGAAATTCAGGATCGGCATATCCATTCAGGTAACCGGCCGCAGCTTTTACGGGCACAAAATGAATGACATTTGTTTCAGCGATCATCTTTAATTGGCGACGCTTGGCGAGGTAGGAACCTTTTGATTCGCTGAGATCTTTACGCAATAAGTCATCAATGCTTACTTTGAACAGATCGCTCACAGTTTCCAGCACTTCATAATTAGGCTCGGCACGCTCTTCTTCATACGCCCCAACGAGGGAACGTTTAATGCCGATCTTTTGTGCAAATTCTTCCTGTGTCCATCCACGCAATTTACGCAGGTATTTGAGGTTTTGATTGGCAACGGCCATGGTCTGCTAATTTTATTGGAGCGAATATACTAATTATTTTAGTTTGATAAAATATTTTATCATTGTTTCTCACAGATGATTTCAAAAAAGTGAATGACGTTGATGTTCAGACACATTTTGCCAACTCCTCAATAAATCAGACTTTTACGTCCATATAAGAAAGGAACTAACTATGGCGAAGAGCACAAAAAAGAAAGAACAACCCATCATCCTTATCACCAACGACGATGGTGTTACAGCACCGGGCATCCGCAGCCTGGTGGAAGCCGTAAAAGATCTAGGAAAAATTGTGGTAGTAGCTCCCGATAAACCGCAGAGCGGAATGGGCCACGCCATCACCATTGGTTTTCCGTTGCGTTTACAAAAAGTGCATTTAATGGACGATGTAGAAGCCTGGCAATGCAGCGGCACACCGGTTGATTGCGTAAAGCTGGCGGTTGACAAAATACTGCACCGCAAACCCGATCTCTGTCTCAGCGGTATTAATCACGGTGCCAATCACAGTATAAATGTAATTTACAGCGGTACTATGAGTGCAGCCATTGAAGCAAGTATTGAAAGTATTCCCTCAGTTGGATTCTCGTTACTTAATTATAGTATGGAAGCTGATTTCAGCGGTGCAAAAAAATATGCCCGTCTTATTGTTGAGCAACTGCTGAAACGTAAACAGGATAAACATCTTTGCCTGAACGTTAATTTTCCGAGTATTGATGAGAGTTTGATCAAGGGTGTAAAGGTTTGTCGCCAGGCTTATGCCAAGTATGTGGAAGATTTTAATGAGCGGAAAGATCCGTCAGGAAAGAATTATTACTGGCTCACAGGCGAGTTTAAAAACTTCGATAAAGGAAAAGATACCGATGTTTGGGCCCTTGAACACAATTTTGTGAGTGTAGTTCCCGTTCAATTCGACCTGACAAATTATAAACTCAAAAAAGAATTAGAAACCAAACTGAAATTCTGATGCTGAAACTCGATAAACTACCCTTTGGAATTGCATTGGGTGCCCTCGCCCCCATTCTTGGTCTTGTACTTTATTATTTTCTGAAAACTCCTTCCATCAGCTTTGGCGAATTTGTAGAATACTTCTTCAAAACAAAAGCGATGCTTACGGCAGTAGGAAGTTTATGCCTTATTGCAAACATCGTTCTCTTTACCATTTTTATTAATGGTCGTCGTGACAAAACAGCCATCGGCATTTTTGCGATGACGGTGATGTACGGGCTGATCATCCTTTACGCAAAGTTCTTCATGTAAGACCGCTGGGAAAGTTGATTAAGATGATGCGAATGATTACTTGTAATCATCACGCCCACCTTATGATTTCATTTCGCCATCGCTATTGATGGTTGAAAAAAACTTCTGTGTATTTATTATAGGTTAGGTTTAGCAACGGCCTTAAAAAAAAGGGTTGCCTTAAAAGGCAACCCGTAACCCTGTGTCTATTGATTATGACTATTATAGTTTAACGATTGCTGTTTCGTTTACAACACGTGTGTTGTTTTTAATACTGAAAACAGTTGATTGCGTTGATTTAGTTCCAATCACTTCAAATGTTACATCTACACCTTCCAGTTCTTCTGTGTTTAACTGGTATTTACGTGTGATGTTTACACCGCTGATTGTTTCCTGGTGAAGGATCAAACCAAACTCATCCTTTACAACGATCACGAATTTTTCTGCTTCTTTATTATTAAGACTGAGCTGGAAGATTGGCTGGTTTTGTGAACGGCCGATCATTTTTAACTCAGCTGCAGGAGTTATTTCGTTTACGTTTGTTGCGAATGCGGTAAATCCTGTCGTTACTGCTAATAAGGTAAATAAACCAATAGCTGCATTTTTCATTGTCTTTTTCATGTTTCTTATGTTTTAAATTTTTACGAATTGTTATTTGCTTTTTCTACAGGCAAGTATCGCAGCAAAAAATCGTGGGGCAAGTATCGTGGAGCAAGCAGGTTAAGTCAAATTCTACTCCGGAGATTCGGTACGGAAGAAGCTTGTGATTTGCTTCGTTGACAAGACAAAAGTACAGCCCCGCAAACTCCTGCACAAGTCAAGAAAAGGTTCATTTTATGGCCGTTACTTTCTTAATTATTTTCTAAAAGCCTTGCTGGCAAAGGGTTTCAGAAAATATTTTGCATGACGCCCAACCTCTTTTTCAGCTATATTATCACAATGTTATCAGCCTGAAATACGCACAAATACGCATGCGGATTGATTGGTATCTTTACGGCAAAATATCACTTTCAAGATTATTGATCGATTATTTACAACATGAATTACTATATCATAGCAGGAGAAGCAAGCGGCGATTTACATGGAAGTAATTTGATTAAAGAATTGCATAAGCATGATACAACAGCTAATATCCGTTGCTGGGGGGGTGAAAAAATGCAGGCCGCCGGCGCAACTTTGGTGAAACATTACCGTGATCTTGCCTTTATGGGTTTTGTGGAAGTGATCAAAAACTTACGCACTATTTTCAACAACCTCTCTTTTTGCAAAGAAGATATACTGGAACATCGCCCTGATGTACTGGTGTTGATCGATTATCCCGGTTTTAATTTACGCATTGCCAAATGGGCAAAAGAAGAAAACATAAAAGTTGTTTACTACATCTCACCACAGGTATGGGCATGGAAAGAAAACAGGGTGAAGATGATGAAGCAATGCATCGATCGTATGCTGGTGATCCTCCCGTTTGAAAAAGATTATTACAAACAGAAATGGAATTGGGAAGTAGAATATGTTGGTCATCCGTTGATCGAAGAAGTGGAGCGATCGAAAAAAGAATCGATCATGTTGCAACCGGGTATACCAATTGATGCAAATAAACAGATCATTGCATTACTACCCGGCAGCCGCAAACAGGAGATCTTAAAAAAATTACCTGTGATGCTGGAAGTGAGCAGGCAGTTCAGCAATTATCAATTTATAGTTGCCAAAGCACCGGGACTTGATGCATCTTTTTACAATGAATTGTTAAAGTCGTATGAAAACGTATCATACGTCAATAACCAAACCTATGCTTTGTTGCAACAATCAACAGCCGCATTGGTAACATCGGGCACAGCAACATTAGAAACTGCTTTGTTTGAAGTACCGGAAGTAGTTTGTTACAAAGGCAACGAGATCAGTTACCAGATCGCTAAACGATTAGTGAACATCAAATACATTTCATTGGTAAACCTTATCATGGATAAAGAAGTGGTGAAAGAGTTGATACAGCATGAAATGAATGCAACCAATCTCAGCAACGAATTACAACTCATCTTACCCGGTTCTGCAAAACGGGAACAACTGCAACTCGATTATAAACAGCTGAAAGAAAAGTTACAAGCAGGTGGTCATGCTTCGTTGAAAGCAGCTAAATCGATCGTTGATTTTTTACAGCAGTAATACTTATTTAAACAGAGGAAGAATTACCCAACGTACCAGCAAAACCATCATTGCAAACAGAAATACAAAAATGGAAATGCGGTTAATACCATGCATGTATTTCATCCACTGCGTTTTTTCCTGATTAGGATCAGGCTTCTTAATGTATAAATATTCTGCTACCTGGCGAAGGATACCCATATCGTTTTTCTTTTCTAACAATGCAAGTTACCTAAATGTTCTGCAGTTATGATTCAGGTCATAAAAAAAAGGACATATCAGTTTTACTTTAGACAGAATTTCTACATTATTTGTTCAACAAAAAAAAACCAAACGATATGAAGTATTTTTCCTTCATGGCCGCCGCCCTTCTTTCATTTACAGTAGCCTGCAATTCCGGTACCGAACAAGCCAGTACCACAACCGCCGAACCTTCTGCAGCTAATGCAGCCGGTCAATCGGCCGTGCAAGACGATGACTCACAAAAAGATGTGGTAAAAGTTGCCATTGGCAGTAAAGACCACACTACTTTAGTGGCTGCATTAAAAGCCGCAGAATATGTTGATGTGTTGAGCAATGCCGGACCATTTACTGTTTTTGCTCCTACCAACGCTGCATTTGATCTTTTACCAAAAGGCACACTTGATGATTTAGTAAAACCCGAAAACAAAAACACATTGCGTGATATTCTTGAATACCATGTGTATGTTGGTGTGTTGAAAGATGGATTAATGGGTGATGACATGACGTATGGCATGGCAAACGGTCAATCAGTAACCATTGGCAATAAAGATGGAAAAATGACAGTGAATGGTGCAAACATTATTGCTACAGTTCCGGCATCGAATGGAATTATTTATGTGGTTGATGCGGTATTATTGCCTCCAAAAAAATAATCTAACCAGTCCTTAAAATAATAAAGGCATCCAATTGGATGCCTTTTCCGTTCCCATAAGACTTAATCAGTTAATAAATATTTTCCTGCTTGGGAAGTTGTGCAATATTGATCTGCATAACAGTTGCAATAGATAAGGCACGTTGTTTTGCCTGCTCTGCTTTCTCCCCTTCAAACAGCTCATCAATTGTTTCGTTGAACAATTGTATCCAGCGATCAAAATGTTCTTTCTTCATCGTTGATTTCTGGTGAATATCCATGTGTATTCGCATGGGATTACCTGTGTAACCGCCGGTATGAAAAATGATATTCTCCCAGAACGTGTACATCACCGGTAAATGTTTCTCCCACTGCACATCCACAACTTTATTAAAGAAAAAACCAATCAAAGGATCGGGTTTTACTTTATCATAAAATGTATTCACCAGCAAGATCACATCTTCACGATTTTCCATTTGTTTTTTCATGTGTGAATTATTTTTTGCCTGCTATTTTATAATGAGCATACTGAAATCAGTGAGGGCTTTCAATGCATGTACCTGGTTTGCTTTAAATGAAAACAGATCGCCACGTTTTAAATGATGCGACTGTCCTTCAAGTGTAAATTCACATTCTCCCTTCTGCACTACAAGAAATGCATCTGTTTTTGAAACATGTGGTTTTAATACTTCACCTTCGGGCAGGTTGAGCAACATCACATTCATGCGCTCATCTTTATAAACAGATGTTTTTGTTGTTTTACCAAATCGGATCTGGTCTGCTAGATTTCCTAAATGCATATTTTAAGTTTAAAGATCCTTACGTTGAAATTTTTTCATGGATAACCACACCGGAACAATGGCCCATACAAACAATACCAGTCCCGAGAGCAACATGCCACTTGCACTGCCAAAGAATTCACTGAACACTGCACCGGTATAACCCATGAGTGCAGAAATATCAAGCTTTAATAAGATCAAAATTCTTGAGAGATCAACCGGGTTGAGCATACTTAATGCAATCATTGGTTTCTCCAATGGATAATCACTGAAACGGAAGAGTAGCATCAGCACAATTGCATCATAGATCAATGTGAAAAAGAACCATAGCAATACAGATACACCAATCCCTTTTGCTTTATCTCTTGTTATAACTGATGCGAGCAATGCAATTCCGGTAAAGATCAATGTTTGAAAAACGCCTGAAAGCAATAGTGTAAAACCGGTACTTGTACCATCGCAGATCAACACAGGAATACCCACGCCAACCAAAAATGCAAGCACAAGCGATAAGGACAAACCTGCATAGATACTCAACCACAAACTTTTTCGCTTTAACGGTTGTGCGACCAGCAACTCAATAAACTCCGATGAATTATAAACATAAATGGTAGAAAAAATAATACTCACCAACGGAATAAAAATGAGTACCAGGTTCATGAGGCTCATGATACCCTTCGTAGCATTTTCATCCATATTAAAAATCCCGAACGACATGGCCAGCAAGAAAAAAGTATACGCCATGATGATCCTGTTACGGATAAGATCGAGTAATACATGTTTAACAATGGTTCTCATAGTCTCGTTATTTCATGATTTGTGCAAAGGCCTTGGCTAATTTCATTTCACCTGTATCTTCCTGTAATTGTTCAAGCGATTTATGAAACTGTAATTTGCCATCCTGCATATAAATAATTTCACTCACCACATCATCAAGCTCGCTTAATATGTGCGATGTAATGAGAATGAGTTTCCCTTTTTGTTTTTCCCTGATGATCTTTTGTTTCAGTACTTCCGATGCCACAGGATCAAGACCTGCAGTTGGTTCGTCAAGGATCAACACATCGGGGTTGAATAAGAATGCAAGCGCTGCACTTACTTTTTGTCTTGTGCCTCCACTGAGTGTCCGCATTTTTTTCTGCATCATTTCGTTTAATCCAAATTCACTGATAAGTTCTTCATCTGTTGCTGCTGGATTTTTGCGAATGTCACGCATCATCGTAAATACCTGGGCAATGGTCATGTTATCTGGATAGCGACCGATCTGCGGCATATATCCTATGCGTTCACGATACATCCAGTTGTGCAGAATATTATGTTGATCGAACGTGATAAAGCCACTATCGGGCACCACCATTCCGAGAATTGATTTGATTAATGTTGTTTTACCACTGCCGTTAGGACCGATCAACGCAATGGTTTGCCCACGGTTGCAGGTGACACTCACATTGTCGAGCGCTTTTAATTTGCCGAATGTTTTTGTAACGTTACTGGCGATGATCATGGCTTAGAATTTAATTGGTTTCATCAGGGGTTCATCATCTTTTAATTCAACAGGTGTAATTACAGGCAACATTTTTTCCGCTTTATCCAACAGCCCAACAATAAAACTGCGGTAAAGCATCATACTGGAGTTGTTTTGTTCGCTGATCATCGAGAACATACTTACGGGGCGGTAAGGCACATCGCCAATACCATTACGGTTAAGATCATAGCCTTCGTATTTATCCCAGTAGTTCTTGAAAAATTTATTCAGCATCAATTCGCCGTTGGTAGCTACATCAAAAGAATTTGTTCGGAAATTATTATGCATGATATTATTCTCCATACAGCTCGCTTGTATCTTCAATGCCCATCCGTTATTTTCAAATGAATTTTTGATCAGGTCGATGCGGTTACTTCCTTCCATCATCACTCCCACTGTGTTGCGTTTGAACATATTTCCTTCCACATGGCTATCTGTAATATCTTTCATTAAAATACCATAGGCAGCCGTTCCCCAGTTATCAGCAAATGTGTTGTGATACATTTTAATTCCCTTGGAATACATCACTGCTACGCCTGCGCCATTATCAGTAAACCTGTTCGATATATATGAATTGGTATTGGAAAACATAAAGTGCAAACCATACCTCACATTTTTTGTACTGTTGTTCTGTTTGATGGTAGAGTTAGTAACAAACTCGAAATAGATACCATCACGATGACCGGTAACGTAATTGTTACTGATCTGCATACTGTCACTCTTCCAGCAATGAATACCGTTGCCGGAAGAAATTTCATCTTTCGCATCAGAGCTCAACTTATTACCTGTAATGATACAGGCTG is part of the Lacibacter sediminis genome and harbors:
- a CDS encoding ABC transporter ATP-binding protein produces the protein MIIASNVTKTFGKLKALDNVSVTCNRGQTIALIGPNGSGKTTLIKSILGMVVPDSGFITFDQHNILHNWMYRERIGYMPQIGRYPDNMTIAQVFTMMRDIRKNPAATDEELISEFGLNEMMQKKMRTLSGGTRQKVSAALAFLFNPDVLILDEPTAGLDPVASEVLKQKIIREKQKGKLILITSHILSELDDVVSEIIYMQDGKLQFHKSLEQLQEDTGEMKLAKAFAQIMK
- the nosD gene encoding nitrous oxide reductase family maturation protein NosD — protein: MKLLTGILFFCFLSSVSARTLRVGTTQQFRSVKQALQQAVDGDTVMVFAGVYKEGQISINKKLVLFGINFPVLDGERKYEIITINADGVVVEGFMFRNAGRSSYNDIAALRIAESRRVIIRNNQFQNSYFGIYSQHATACIITGNKLSSDAKDEISSGNGIHCWKSDSMQISNNYVTGHRDGIYFEFVTNSTIKQNNSTKNVRYGLHFMFSNTNSYISNRFTDNGAGVAVMYSKGIKMYHNTFADNWGTAAYGILMKDITDSHVEGNMFKRNTVGVMMEGSNRIDLIKNSFENNGWALKIQASCMENNIMHNNFRTNSFDVATNGELMLNKFFKNYWDKYEGYDLNRNGIGDVPYRPVSMFSMISEQNNSSMMLYRSFIVGLLDKAEKMLPVITPVELKDDEPLMKPIKF